One Halobacterium sp. DL1 DNA window includes the following coding sequences:
- a CDS encoding metallophosphoesterase, protein MDIIKRFGNAKRLSKSPTVVTDANGDDPVSVYGIDAIRSPEWDGYDFTLGESESNDHVTILCMHELVQPLVPEHRGDPYDLSEDILDRLNFLPTALALGDYHSTCNDTVDGVKVFYPGATERCKVSERGTPSVYLLNIQDGELSRKTRAISTAGRENVPRPFLTVNIDFDETHSLDHAATRIDEDAGGMNDDISDMVVVARLTGANVGVTAKDVYDLMAEREVAVPYVDDKRQPDVDFDFDFDDEQTESQNPDKMLDDAVGGLEISTITTEADDLVRDDTVDDDDIRPEMNTHIRTEQKEQFGEATLEER, encoded by the coding sequence ATGGATATCATCAAGCGGTTCGGTAATGCGAAACGGCTCTCGAAATCGCCGACTGTAGTGACAGACGCCAACGGGGACGATCCTGTATCAGTGTACGGAATTGATGCTATACGCTCACCTGAGTGGGACGGATACGACTTCACGCTCGGCGAATCTGAGTCCAACGACCATGTCACTATTCTCTGTATGCACGAGTTGGTTCAGCCGCTTGTCCCCGAACACCGCGGCGACCCGTACGACCTTTCCGAGGATATCCTTGATCGACTGAACTTCCTGCCGACCGCTCTTGCCCTTGGCGACTACCACTCGACGTGTAATGACACTGTCGACGGTGTCAAAGTGTTCTACCCTGGGGCGACCGAACGATGCAAGGTGTCTGAGCGAGGCACACCCAGCGTCTACCTGTTGAATATCCAGGATGGGGAACTCAGCCGTAAAACACGAGCTATCTCCACAGCCGGGCGCGAGAACGTGCCCCGTCCGTTCCTCACAGTAAACATCGATTTCGATGAGACGCACAGCCTTGACCACGCAGCGACCCGCATTGACGAGGATGCCGGCGGAATGAACGACGACATTTCAGACATGGTCGTCGTCGCCCGCCTGACAGGCGCGAACGTGGGCGTTACTGCGAAGGACGTGTACGATTTGATGGCTGAACGCGAAGTGGCGGTTCCCTATGTTGATGACAAACGCCAACCCGATGTGGACTTTGACTTCGATTTTGACGATGAGCAGACGGAGTCTCAGAACCCCGACAAGATGTTAGATGATGCGGTCGGAGGGCTTGAGATATCCACCATCACGACCGAAGCAGATGACCTCGTACGAGACGACACCGTTGATGACGATGACATCCGTCCAGAGATGAACACACACATCCGCACTGAGCAGAAAGAACAGTTCGGTGAGGCGACCCTCGAAGAACGATAA
- a CDS encoding LuxR family transcriptional regulator gives MTRRQTGWRHHATYLTNHTPLSERQAEILALKKTGHTTEEITEILTLYPETIEDHWDDVLEQWNQAQELCTIMGPHPWGDGETRQSEDVDDTPWNLLSSAVMNYSDEERTQIELELYYGKSFPMSDMYLLVEREIADTADHATKTTEHRSAHDANALRGHIYSDVESIDEYYLRWELLGKAGIDPGADFTPSAESLLGRPISQTEADAARESAQDRVDMHTVE, from the coding sequence ATGACTCGACGCCAAACCGGGTGGCGACACCACGCTACCTACCTGACTAATCACACCCCGCTCTCTGAACGGCAAGCAGAAATACTCGCCCTCAAGAAAACCGGTCACACGACAGAGGAAATCACGGAGATCCTCACTCTCTACCCGGAGACTATCGAGGACCACTGGGACGACGTACTTGAACAGTGGAACCAAGCCCAAGAACTCTGTACAATCATGGGCCCGCATCCCTGGGGCGATGGCGAGACACGTCAGAGCGAGGATGTCGACGATACACCCTGGAACCTGCTGTCATCAGCTGTAATGAACTATTCCGACGAGGAACGCACTCAAATCGAACTTGAACTGTACTACGGTAAGTCATTCCCAATGAGCGATATGTATCTCCTCGTCGAACGAGAAATCGCGGACACCGCTGACCATGCTACCAAGACCACGGAACATCGGAGTGCTCATGATGCGAATGCATTGCGCGGTCACATCTACAGCGACGTAGAATCAATCGACGAATACTATCTGCGGTGGGAGTTGCTCGGAAAAGCTGGCATTGACCCGGGTGCTGACTTCACCCCCTCCGCCGAAAGCCTGCTTGGTCGCCCCATCTCCCAAACTGAAGCAGACGCTGCCCGGGAAAGTGCACAGGACCGTGTCGACATGCACACCGTCGAGTAA
- a CDS encoding ADP-ribosylglycohydrolase, whose amino-acid sequence MVTPDAATGVVLGLACGDALGRPVEFRSGESIADQHGTVTEMLGHGTHGQPAGTVTDDTDLALCIARSLVEQGGFNGTDIADRFHEWYESDPFDIGLMTADAIREYANGTSWRDAGREVWQHRAEGSNAGNGSVMRCAPHAIAFADDPDTLAQVSRQSSAITHHDPRCTYGCAVLNCTIAGYLQGDDDPLTGALDRLERDAPDELVETLRLVPDHVDESQLPNSGYVVHTLQTALYDALTADSAEDAIVTAVNRGGDTDTIGAVTGALASARFGSDSLPERWLTTIDYREDLELLAQALATTDIDERM is encoded by the coding sequence ATGGTTACACCGGACGCTGCCACAGGCGTTGTCTTGGGGCTCGCTTGCGGCGATGCCTTGGGTCGCCCCGTGGAGTTTCGCTCTGGCGAGTCGATTGCTGACCAGCATGGAACCGTGACGGAGATGCTCGGCCATGGCACGCACGGCCAACCCGCGGGAACGGTAACTGACGACACTGACCTCGCGCTGTGTATCGCACGGAGCCTCGTCGAGCAAGGAGGCTTCAACGGGACTGATATCGCCGACCGATTCCACGAATGGTACGAGAGCGATCCGTTCGACATCGGGCTGATGACCGCCGATGCCATCCGCGAGTACGCGAATGGAACGTCCTGGCGGGACGCCGGGCGCGAGGTCTGGCAACACCGCGCCGAAGGATCGAACGCCGGCAACGGCAGCGTGATGCGGTGTGCCCCGCACGCGATTGCCTTCGCCGACGACCCCGACACGCTCGCGCAGGTAAGCCGACAGTCCTCGGCGATCACGCACCACGATCCGCGATGCACCTACGGGTGCGCCGTGCTGAATTGCACAATCGCCGGGTACCTCCAGGGCGACGACGACCCGCTTACAGGCGCACTCGACCGCCTCGAACGTGACGCACCGGACGAACTCGTCGAGACGCTCCGACTCGTGCCGGACCACGTCGATGAGAGCCAGTTACCGAACAGCGGCTACGTCGTCCACACGCTACAGACGGCGTTGTACGACGCGCTGACAGCCGACAGTGCGGAGGATGCCATCGTGACCGCAGTCAACCGCGGCGGCGACACAGACACTATCGGAGCCGTCACGGGCGCGCTCGCCAGCGCACGCTTCGGGAGCGACTCGCTTCCAGAACGGTGGCTCACCACCATTGACTATCGGGAGGATCTCGAACTCCTCGCGCAAGCACTGGCAACGACGGATATCGACGAAAGGATGTGA